A region of Candidatus Megaera polyxenophila DNA encodes the following proteins:
- a CDS encoding S-adenosylmethionine uptake transporter, with translation MEYRSIKYFTAVYWFVFGMFINVGNDIISKYIKLHFFEITFFRFLFASVVLIPVIFYRDRKVLFSNISIHLTRGIILFLATTS, from the coding sequence ATGGAATATAGGTCAATAAAATATTTTACGGCTGTCTATTGGTTTGTGTTTGGTATGTTTATTAACGTAGGAAATGATATTATATCAAAATATATAAAACTACATTTTTTTGAAATTACATTTTTCCGGTTTTTGTTTGCATCCGTAGTACTTATACCTGTTATTTTTTACAGGGATAGAAAGGTTTTATTCTCTAATATATCGATTCACTTGACAAGAGGAATTATTTTATTTCTTGCTACAACTTCCTAG
- a CDS encoding S-adenosylmethionine uptake transporter: MAVILGLAGIIITLNPGSDEFDTKIVILLLSALLFAILDIINKKIVCKKSILIMLLYSSVVVTALSFIPMVVYWISPCFFELFLLMILGINSNLILFCILKAFLLVDISALATYRYLELLISYIASYLIFDQLPQSTILYGGIIIVSSIIFIIKSEYKN; encoded by the coding sequence TTGGCAGTAATTTTAGGTTTAGCAGGAATTATTATTACTTTAAATCCCGGTTCAGATGAATTTGATACTAAAATAGTAATATTATTATTGTCAGCACTATTATTTGCGATATTAGATATTATTAATAAAAAAATTGTTTGTAAAAAATCTATATTGATAATGCTGTTATATTCCTCAGTTGTGGTTACTGCCTTATCTTTTATACCAATGGTAGTTTATTGGATATCACCATGTTTTTTTGAATTATTTTTACTTATGATATTAGGTATCAATAGTAACTTGATCTTATTTTGTATACTAAAAGCTTTTCTTCTTGTTGATATTAGTGCGCTAGCTACTTATAGATATTTGGAATTATTGATATCATATATAGCATCATATTTGATATTTGATCAATTACCTCAAAGTACTATCTTATATGGAGGGATTATAATAGTGAGTTCAATTATATTTATAATAAAATCAGAATATAAGAATTAA